The Lysinibacillus pakistanensis genome includes a window with the following:
- a CDS encoding polynucleotide kinase-phosphatase, producing the protein MNITIPSIGIVLLIGPSNSGKSTLLQHWVNTGILSPSEIISSDTYRTLVSDSNYINFQGHSQEEAELLYEQYFAISTQAFAVMERVLEARCTLNKCTFVDATHLKSEERQQYILLGKKLHVPVCAIVLDIPLEELLQRDTMRKDPRGIKRIKQQARLLKSEKRLIKKESFLKTYFVKEIEALTLTRQESPLYLNVDAGLDIIGDIHGCYDELLELLKKLEYEVNNEGYFIHPQGRRFVSVGDIMSRGPKSIKTMEFFERHIERGLAFMTDSNHGWKIARWLDGRNVSLHHGDELVEAEFMDYENTYGGAQTAALKARLAKCLLAAPSHYVLMNKGLASAVVTHAGIRDRYIGKQSSRISDFCRYGDVQELNISGKPIRNDWFTEHQTSQLIIWGHDPKINPLKQNHTLNIDQGVVFGGQLTAFRYPEQTIISVNAYKNYAGTQNNPLLEAKAKRFEPPNIAAFLAGFAVETSYLGAIQIPGAQAKAAIDSVSHYTVPLEQLIYIPPTMSPTPQTSALDNTLEHPAEAFAYYKKHGVQTMIAEKKHMGSRAVVLLFKDEQVAKEYMDMEMFGILTTRTGRRFFDKEMEFKIVQQLHSELLGKNYFEKFNTNFVLLDAEILPWNLKAQQLIDQQYAHVAEQALMDRSKLVEKLQNTTQINVSEWLQDYQYLLNNAQQFSTIYQNYCWEVQDTSAIQIAPFHVLAHSAETYFHKPHTWHMEMNRLFAKNSDIFIETDYKIIHDEASEQEVIAWWEEMTAAGHEGIVIKPELFVTTYKGKLIQPAIKVRGREYLRIIYGMDYLQTSNLIKLKERNPSKKMRNALREFALGLEGIERFVRGESTARIHECVLGTLALESDPVDPRL; encoded by the coding sequence ATGAACATTACCATACCAAGCATTGGGATTGTTCTGCTAATTGGTCCATCCAATAGTGGGAAATCGACACTTTTACAACACTGGGTAAATACAGGCATCCTTTCTCCTTCAGAAATCATTAGTTCAGATACATATCGGACACTTGTTTCAGATTCGAATTATATAAATTTTCAAGGCCATTCACAGGAAGAAGCAGAACTTTTATATGAACAATATTTCGCAATCTCAACGCAAGCATTTGCCGTTATGGAGCGGGTTTTAGAAGCAAGATGTACGTTGAATAAATGCACCTTTGTCGATGCAACTCACCTAAAATCAGAAGAACGTCAACAATACATTTTACTTGGTAAAAAGCTACATGTTCCTGTTTGTGCAATTGTATTAGATATTCCCCTAGAAGAATTACTACAACGTGATACGATGCGTAAGGACCCACGAGGAATTAAACGCATTAAACAACAGGCACGATTATTGAAATCGGAAAAACGATTGATAAAAAAAGAGTCGTTTTTGAAAACATATTTTGTAAAAGAAATAGAGGCGCTAACGCTAACTAGACAAGAGTCCCCTTTATATCTAAATGTAGATGCAGGGCTTGATATTATTGGCGATATTCACGGTTGTTATGACGAATTACTTGAATTACTTAAAAAGCTAGAATACGAAGTTAATAACGAGGGTTATTTTATTCACCCACAAGGCCGACGCTTTGTTTCAGTGGGCGATATTATGAGTAGAGGGCCAAAATCAATCAAAACCATGGAATTTTTTGAACGTCATATCGAGCGCGGACTTGCCTTTATGACCGATAGTAATCATGGCTGGAAAATTGCTCGTTGGTTAGACGGACGAAATGTATCGTTGCATCATGGGGATGAGCTGGTAGAAGCAGAATTTATGGACTATGAAAATACCTATGGAGGGGCGCAAACAGCAGCCTTAAAAGCACGACTAGCAAAATGTTTACTTGCTGCACCTTCCCATTACGTGTTAATGAATAAAGGCCTTGCATCCGCTGTTGTCACGCATGCAGGAATTCGTGACCGTTATATAGGCAAGCAATCATCTAGAATTTCTGATTTCTGTCGCTATGGAGATGTACAAGAGCTAAATATTTCTGGCAAGCCTATACGCAATGATTGGTTTACTGAGCATCAAACATCCCAGCTAATTATTTGGGGGCATGACCCAAAAATCAATCCTCTTAAACAGAATCATACTTTGAATATCGATCAGGGCGTTGTCTTTGGTGGTCAATTAACCGCATTTCGATATCCTGAACAAACAATTATTTCTGTAAATGCCTATAAAAACTATGCTGGTACGCAAAATAATCCCTTACTTGAAGCGAAAGCAAAACGGTTCGAGCCACCGAACATTGCGGCATTTCTAGCGGGATTTGCTGTTGAAACCTCGTACTTGGGCGCAATACAAATTCCTGGTGCGCAAGCAAAAGCGGCTATAGACAGCGTTTCTCACTATACAGTACCCTTAGAACAACTTATTTATATACCACCAACTATGAGTCCCACTCCGCAAACTTCTGCTCTAGACAATACTTTAGAGCATCCTGCTGAAGCATTTGCTTATTATAAAAAACACGGCGTGCAAACAATGATTGCCGAGAAGAAACACATGGGGAGTCGTGCAGTAGTTTTACTATTTAAGGATGAACAAGTTGCAAAAGAATATATGGATATGGAAATGTTCGGTATTTTGACTACTAGAACCGGCAGACGCTTTTTTGATAAAGAGATGGAATTTAAAATTGTTCAACAGCTTCATTCTGAACTGCTTGGGAAAAACTACTTTGAAAAATTTAATACGAATTTTGTTCTGCTTGATGCCGAAATTCTACCTTGGAACTTAAAAGCACAGCAGCTAATTGATCAGCAATATGCACATGTCGCTGAACAAGCACTGATGGACCGTTCAAAGCTTGTAGAGAAATTACAAAATACAACACAAATCAATGTATCAGAATGGCTTCAAGACTATCAATATTTACTTAACAATGCACAACAATTTTCAACGATTTATCAAAACTACTGCTGGGAGGTTCAAGACACGTCAGCTATTCAAATAGCTCCCTTCCATGTATTAGCACATAGCGCTGAAACGTATTTCCACAAACCACATACATGGCATATGGAAATGAATCGACTATTTGCCAAAAACTCCGACATCTTTATTGAAACAGACTATAAAATTATTCATGATGAAGCCTCTGAGCAGGAGGTCATTGCATGGTGGGAGGAAATGACTGCTGCTGGTCATGAAGGGATTGTGATTAAACCTGAACTATTTGTAACAACATATAAAGGCAAATTAATTCAGCCAGCAATTAAAGTACGTGGGCGCGAGTATTTGCGCATCATCTATGGCATGGATTATTTACAGACTTCAAATTTAATAAAACTTAAAGAACGCAACCCAAGTAAAAAAATGAGGAATGCATTACGTGAATTCGCACTCGGATTAGAAGGGATTGAGCGTTTTGTCAGAGGCGAATCAACCGCCCGCATACATGAATGTGTACTAGGCACATTAGCACTTGAAAGCGACCCTGTCGACCCAAGACTTTAA
- a CDS encoding class I SAM-dependent DNA methyltransferase, translating to MSSYERFAHVYDELQVDIPYDKYVEWVLQHAPCNQFPKLLDIGCGTGVLSLLLARAGYSVSGIDLSENMLSIAAERFADVGLHVPLFCMSMDELEGFEALDVVTIAIDSLNYVLQEKAVYVTLERIYNALKDGGQLFFDVHSLYKMNDIFLDSPFTYDNGDISYVWHTEPGDFEHSVIHQMTFFVRDAVSDLYERFDEEHIQRTFPIEQYMTWLRTIGFNHVEVTSDFTDDAPEYESERIFIRAVK from the coding sequence GTGAGTAGCTACGAACGTTTTGCCCATGTGTATGATGAACTGCAAGTCGATATTCCCTACGATAAATATGTAGAATGGGTTTTGCAGCATGCACCATGTAATCAATTCCCTAAACTCTTAGACATCGGCTGTGGTACAGGTGTGCTTAGTCTGTTATTAGCAAGGGCTGGTTACAGTGTGAGTGGAATTGATCTATCTGAAAATATGCTCTCAATTGCCGCAGAACGATTTGCTGATGTAGGATTACATGTCCCCCTATTTTGTATGTCAATGGATGAATTAGAGGGCTTTGAGGCGCTTGACGTTGTAACAATAGCTATTGACTCATTAAATTATGTCTTACAGGAAAAAGCAGTTTATGTTACATTAGAGCGAATATATAATGCTCTAAAAGATGGCGGTCAACTATTTTTTGATGTGCATTCACTATATAAAATGAATGATATTTTTTTAGATAGTCCATTTACGTATGACAATGGTGATATTAGCTATGTATGGCATACGGAGCCAGGTGATTTCGAACACTCTGTTATTCATCAAATGACTTTTTTTGTCAGAGATGCTGTAAGTGATTTGTATGAACGCTTCGACGAGGAGCATATTCAACGTACATTCCCCATTGAGCAATATATGACATGGCTTCGTACAATTGGTTTCAACCATGTGGAGGTAACCTCGGATTTTACAGATGATGCCCCTGAATACGAAAGTGAACGCATTTTTATTCGTGCGGTGAAATAA
- the rsfS gene encoding ribosome silencing factor — MTSTLLQAAYKAIDDKHGEDIVVLNMQGISLLADYFIIAHGNSDRQVQAIARELQDVAEKEGYEIRRVEGFDAARWVLVDLGDVVAHVFHKDERAYYNLERLWGDAPQLDIPEA, encoded by the coding sequence ATGACTTCAACTTTATTACAAGCAGCTTACAAAGCAATAGACGACAAACATGGGGAGGACATTGTCGTTTTAAATATGCAAGGTATTTCACTTTTAGCAGATTATTTTATCATTGCTCATGGTAACTCAGATCGCCAAGTGCAAGCTATTGCGCGTGAGTTACAGGATGTGGCTGAAAAAGAGGGCTATGAAATTCGTCGTGTTGAAGGTTTCGATGCAGCTCGCTGGGTTTTAGTAGACTTAGGAGATGTAGTAGCACACGTATTCCATAAGGATGAGCGCGCTTATTATAATTTAGAGCGTCTATGGGGCGATGCACCGCAACTAGACATCCCCGAGGCTTAA
- the yqeK gene encoding bis(5'-nucleosyl)-tetraphosphatase (symmetrical) YqeK: MEREQYLAAIKPRMPEKRYIHTIGVMETAIELAKKYGEEEKKAETAAILHDIAKYAEIEWMENIVRAEKLDARLLGWGSELLHGPVGAYIAESEFALTDEDMLNAIRFHTTGRAGMSRLEKIIFVADMIEPNRKFDGVDRLRKKAEKGLDKAMSACVRHTLAFLIDTKQPIYPLSIECYNDMMKREDSEG; the protein is encoded by the coding sequence ATGGAACGCGAACAGTATTTAGCGGCGATTAAGCCTCGTATGCCTGAAAAGCGCTATATTCATACCATTGGGGTAATGGAAACAGCTATAGAGCTAGCCAAAAAGTATGGCGAGGAAGAGAAAAAAGCAGAAACGGCAGCTATCCTTCATGATATTGCAAAATATGCTGAAATTGAATGGATGGAGAATATTGTTCGTGCTGAAAAATTAGATGCTCGTTTGCTAGGCTGGGGTAGTGAACTGTTGCACGGTCCAGTAGGTGCATATATCGCTGAAAGTGAATTTGCATTAACAGATGAGGATATGCTTAATGCGATTCGTTTTCATACAACAGGGCGTGCTGGTATGAGCCGTTTAGAAAAAATAATTTTTGTAGCGGATATGATTGAGCCTAATCGTAAATTTGATGGTGTAGATCGTCTGCGTAAAAAGGCGGAAAAAGGTTTGGATAAAGCGATGAGTGCTTGTGTGCGCCATACATTGGCTTTTCTAATTGACACAAAACAGCCAATTTATCCATTATCAATAGAATGTTATAACGATATGATGAAAAGAGAGGACAGTGAAGGATGA
- a CDS encoding nicotinate-nucleotide adenylyltransferase — translation MKRIGLLGGTFNPPHNGHLMMANEVLHALDLDEVRFMPNALPPHKFARHDASDMERLEMVKRAISPYPHFSVESYEVEKGGVSYSYETLSALCIREPNVKFYFIIGGDMIDSLHSWYCIDELVNLVQFVGVKRPRTEANSEYPILMVEVPQIDLSSTLIRERLSTGGTVTFLLPEAVEAYIREEGLYGTRTVFSGD, via the coding sequence ATGAAACGAATCGGTTTATTGGGAGGAACATTCAATCCACCACATAATGGCCATTTAATGATGGCAAATGAGGTACTACATGCATTGGATTTAGATGAAGTACGCTTTATGCCTAATGCGCTGCCACCTCATAAGTTTGCACGTCATGATGCCAGTGATATGGAGAGGCTAGAAATGGTCAAGCGTGCTATAAGTCCTTATCCACATTTTTCTGTGGAGTCGTATGAGGTAGAGAAGGGTGGCGTATCCTATTCATATGAAACACTTTCTGCGTTGTGCATAAGAGAGCCAAATGTAAAATTTTACTTTATCATTGGAGGCGATATGATTGATTCCCTTCATTCATGGTACTGTATTGATGAGCTGGTGAACCTTGTGCAATTTGTAGGGGTAAAGCGTCCAAGGACTGAGGCTAATTCAGAGTACCCTATTTTAATGGTGGAAGTTCCTCAAATCGATTTATCGTCCACACTAATTCGTGAACGTCTTTCTACGGGAGGAACAGTTACCTTTTTATTGCCTGAAGCGGTAGAGGCATATATACGAGAGGAAGGTCTTTATGGAACGCGAACAGTATTTAGCGGCGATTAA
- the yhbY gene encoding ribosome assembly RNA-binding protein YhbY — MLTGKQKRFLRAEAHHLTPIFQVGKGGVNDEMTKQIREALEVRELIKVRILDNCEEDKHEVAEALAKGAHAELVQLIGLTVVLYKESRNQKKIVLPKATK; from the coding sequence ATGTTAACAGGTAAACAAAAACGTTTTTTACGTGCAGAGGCACATCACTTAACACCAATTTTTCAAGTAGGAAAAGGTGGCGTTAATGACGAAATGACAAAGCAAATTCGTGAGGCATTAGAAGTACGAGAACTTATTAAAGTACGCATTTTAGATAACTGTGAGGAGGACAAGCATGAAGTTGCAGAAGCACTAGCAAAGGGTGCCCATGCAGAGCTTGTGCAATTAATTGGATTAACAGTTGTTTTATATAAAGAATCGCGTAATCAAAAAAAGATTGTACTACCGAAAGCAACGAAATAA
- the aroE gene encoding shikimate dehydrogenase, which translates to MKKWFAVMGDPIEHSKSPAMHNAWFREMSIDATYIPVHVSSESLESAVAGLKTLGASGWNVTIPHKTAIIPYLDELDELAEKMGAVNTVVRTKEGTLKGYNTDGVGFVRSLEEAVGKSHKDKPVLLIGAGGAARGIAFAMQQQGYENLTIANRTVANAQAIVDEMDTGQAISLTEAEATLADFGILVQMTSAGLATGNFSMPFSLDRLTKGAIVADIVYNPLMTPFLQAAEEKGATIVTGLGMFVHQGAIAFEYWLGESPNTNSMIAQLKAQLGGY; encoded by the coding sequence ATGAAGAAATGGTTTGCGGTTATGGGTGATCCTATTGAACACTCAAAATCACCAGCGATGCACAATGCTTGGTTTAGGGAGATGTCGATAGATGCAACATATATTCCAGTGCATGTATCGTCTGAAAGCCTAGAATCTGCAGTTGCGGGTTTGAAAACGTTAGGTGCAAGTGGCTGGAACGTTACAATTCCACATAAAACAGCAATCATTCCCTATTTAGATGAGCTAGATGAGTTAGCGGAAAAAATGGGTGCTGTAAATACGGTTGTTCGAACAAAGGAAGGTACATTAAAAGGGTATAATACTGACGGTGTTGGCTTTGTCCGTTCATTAGAGGAAGCTGTTGGGAAGTCACATAAGGACAAGCCAGTGCTGTTAATCGGTGCTGGCGGTGCTGCCCGAGGCATTGCTTTTGCGATGCAGCAGCAGGGCTATGAAAATTTAACCATTGCCAATCGTACAGTAGCCAATGCACAGGCGATTGTCGATGAAATGGATACAGGTCAGGCTATATCCTTAACAGAGGCTGAAGCAACCTTAGCTGATTTCGGCATTTTGGTGCAAATGACATCGGCTGGACTTGCTACGGGCAATTTTTCAATGCCATTTTCACTTGATCGTCTTACAAAGGGCGCAATTGTTGCGGATATTGTGTATAATCCATTAATGACACCTTTTCTACAAGCAGCTGAAGAAAAGGGAGCAACCATTGTCACAGGACTTGGAATGTTTGTTCATCAAGGAGCCATTGCCTTCGAGTATTGGCTAGGTGAATCCCCAAATACAAATTCAATGATTGCGCAATTAAAGGCGCAATTAGGAGGATACTAA